GAGTTCAAGGAAGGTGTGCCGGTCAAGATCGATGGACGTGACGTCACCCCGCTGCAGGCCATCGAAGAGATGAACCGCCGCGCCGGAGCCCAGGGCATCGGCCGCATCGACCTCATCGAGGACCGCCTGGTCGGCATCAAGTCCCGCGAGCTGTACGAGGCTCCGGGTGCCGTGGCTCTGATCACCGCTCACCAGGAACTCGAAAACTGCTGCCTCGAACGCGAACAGCACCGCATCAAGCGCGACATCGACAAGCGCTGGGGCGAGCTGGTTTACGATGCGCAGTGGTTCTCCCCGGCAACCCAGTCGCTCAACGCCTTCATCGAAGACACCCAGAAGTACGTGTCCGGTGAGATTCGCATGGTCCTGCACGGTGGCCGCGCCGTGGTGACCGGCCGTCGTTCCGACTCCTCGCTGTACGACTACAAGCTCGCCACCTACGATTCCGGCGATACCTTCGACCAGAGGTCCTCCAACGGCTTCATCGACATCTATGGCCTGCCGTCCCGCGTGGCCGCAGCCCGCGACGTCAAGTTCGGCAACGGCATCGAGGTCCCGAAGAACACCGTCGAGTAATCATTTACTTTGGCTCCCCTCGTTGAGGGGTCGCGCCGTAAAGCAAACAGCCCAGTGGGCTGTTTGCAGGTGAGGTGCGAACGACAGTGAGCCAACAATCAGCAGCCGTCAGGCTGTCCGTAATTACAGGACGCTGTCGCCGCAGATGACTGAGGGGAGTACGAGCAAAGATTATGCTCGTGCTCCCCTCGTTTTTTTTTGCCGATGACGGAAGAAGCTCAGTGCTCTCCGTAATGAGTTCGGCAGACGGCTATTTCCAGGTTTTGAACATCGTTACCCGTAATGCGGTATACGATGCGGTTCTTTTCATCAATACGACGTGACCAGTATCCCTGACATTGCCGCCATGGAATACGAACAACTTGAATCCACCGGTATGTAGCCCAACGCTGATAGTCTGACAAGCAGTCTGATTTGTTTGCAATCCATGGTTTCAAGGAGCCTTCATGACTGAGAACAACGAACATCTGGCCCTGTGGGGTGGTCGCTTTACGTCTGGTCCGTCGCCGGAATTGGCCCGACTGTCCAAGTCCACGCAGTTCGACTGGCGCTTGGCCGACGACGACATCGCCGGTTCCCGCGCCCACGCCCGTGCTCTCGGCCGTGCGGGACTTCTGACCGCCGACGAGCTGCAGCGCATGGAGGATGCGCTCGACACGCTCCAGCGCCACGTTGACGATGGCTCCTTCGCCCCCATCGAAGACGATGAGGACGAGGCCACCGCCCTCGAACGCGGTCTGATTGACATTGCCGGCGATGAACTCGGCGGCAAGCTCAGGGCCGGCCGTTCCCGCAACGACCAGATCGCCTGCCTGATTCGCATGTGGTTGCGCCGTCACTCCCGCGTAATCGCCGGACTCCTGCTTGACCTCGTCAACGCCCTGATCGAGCAGAGCGAAAAGGCCGGCCGCACCGTGATGCCGGGCCGCACCCACATGCAGCACGCCCAGCCCGTGCTGCTCGCGCACCAGCTCATGGCCCACGCTTGGCCGCTGATTCGCGACGTGCAGCGACTGATCGACTGGGACAAGCGCATCAACGCCTCCCCGTACGGCTCCGGCGCACTGGCCGGCAACACGCTCGGCCTCGACCCGGAGGCCGTGGCGCGTGAGCTCGGCTTCTCCCGCGTGACCGACAACTCCATCGATGGCACCGCCGCACGTGATCTCGTGGCCGAATTCGCGTTCGTGGCCGCCATGACCGGCGTGGACATCTCCCGCCTGTCCGAGGAGATCATCATCTGGAACACCCAGGAGTTCGCCTTCGTCAAGCTCGACGACGGCTATTCCACCGGCTCCTCCATCATGCCGCAGAAGAAGAACCCGGATATCGCCGAGCTCGCCCGCGGCAAGTCCGGCCGACTCATCGGCGATCTGACCGGCCTGCTGGCCACCCTGAAGGGCCTGCCCACCGCCTACGCTCGCGATCTGCAGGAAGACAAGGAGGCCGTGTTCGACCAGGTCGATACGCTAGAAGTGCTGCTGCCCGCCTTCACCGGCATGGTCAGGACCATGCACTTCGACGGCGACCGCCTGGAAGAGGAAGCTCCGACCGGCTTCGCGCTGGCCACCGACATCGCCGAATGGCTCGTCAAGAACGGGGTGCCGTTCCGCCACGCGCACGAGCTCTCTGGTGCCTGCGTCAAGCTCGCCGAAGGCCGCGGCCAGGAACTGTGGGATCTGACCGACAATGACTTCATCGAGACCTTCGCCGCGTTCCTGCCGGCCGACAAGGCTCCGGGAGTACGCGAAGTGCTCTCCAGCCACGGTTCGGTCGACTCCCGCAACGGCAAGG
This DNA window, taken from Bifidobacterium longum subsp. longum JCM 1217, encodes the following:
- a CDS encoding type II toxin-antitoxin system YoeB family toxin, with product MKPWIANKSDCLSDYQRWATYRWIQVVRIPWRQCQGYWSRRIDEKNRIVYRITGNDVQNLEIAVCRTHYGEH
- the argH gene encoding argininosuccinate lyase, encoding MTENNEHLALWGGRFTSGPSPELARLSKSTQFDWRLADDDIAGSRAHARALGRAGLLTADELQRMEDALDTLQRHVDDGSFAPIEDDEDEATALERGLIDIAGDELGGKLRAGRSRNDQIACLIRMWLRRHSRVIAGLLLDLVNALIEQSEKAGRTVMPGRTHMQHAQPVLLAHQLMAHAWPLIRDVQRLIDWDKRINASPYGSGALAGNTLGLDPEAVARELGFSRVTDNSIDGTAARDLVAEFAFVAAMTGVDISRLSEEIIIWNTQEFAFVKLDDGYSTGSSIMPQKKNPDIAELARGKSGRLIGDLTGLLATLKGLPTAYARDLQEDKEAVFDQVDTLEVLLPAFTGMVRTMHFDGDRLEEEAPTGFALATDIAEWLVKNGVPFRHAHELSGACVKLAEGRGQELWDLTDNDFIETFAAFLPADKAPGVREVLSSHGSVDSRNGKGGTAYGRVREQIADAKAEVEELKLFPASTSDGSAYKAPGTF